A genome region from Manis pentadactyla isolate mManPen7 chromosome 5, mManPen7.hap1, whole genome shotgun sequence includes the following:
- the SALL4 gene encoding sal-like protein 4, translated as MSRRKQAKPQHINSEEDQGEQQPQQPAPEFADAAPAAPAAGEPGAPVNHPGNGREASGDGATVKRPRREETHICEKCCAEFFSFSEFLEHRKNCTKNPPVLIMSDSEGPVPSEDFSGAVLSHQPRSPSSKEGPAGEGGSSGDVKEKLGTESVVYLKTETALPPALQDISYLPKGKVANTNVTLQALRGTKVAVNQRSTDAPPAPLPGAHGIPWVLEQILCLQQQQLQQIQLTEQIRVQVNTWASHALHPGLTGADALKTLGGHMSQQVSAAVALLSQKAGSQGLSLDALKQARLPHANAPSAPSPVSQGLTPFSLKPDGTRVLPGVMSRLPGALLPQAPGSVLFQSPFSTVALDPSKKGKGKPPNVCPVDVKSKDEAALYKHKCKYCSKVFGTDSSLQIHLRSHTGERPFVCSVCGHRFTTKGNLKVHFHRHPQVKANPQLFAEFHDKMAAGNGVPYALSVPVPIDETSLSLDSKPVLVSGTSTVGLPQNLSSGTNPKDLLGGPLPSDLQPGPSPESEDGSVLSGVGPNPNSPRVGGFQGSGTPEPGSETLKLQQLVENIDKATSDPNECLICHRVLSCQSSLKMHYRTHTGERPFPCKLCGRAFSTKGNLKTHLGVHRTNTSVKTQHSCPICQKKFTNAVMLQQHIRMHMGGQIPNTPLPENPCDFAGPEPVMVGENVSTSAICHEDVVKSIDVDEVGPQDAPSGSAKAPVSLGSIHSPSPTLGFAVMTSLEATGKAGPAPLVLQRQSSRENGSVESDGLTNDSLSSVMEDQEYQSRSPDILETPSFQALSPANSQAESIKSKSPDAGSRADSSENSRTDVEGRSSLPSTFIRTQPTYIKVEAPNTYVGSSAMSPGLTPLLAAQPRRQAKQHGCTRCGKNFSSASALQIHERTHTGEKPFVCNICGRAFTTKGNLKVHYMTHGANNSSARRGRKLAIENTMALLGTDGKRVPEMFPKEILTPSVSVDPGVWKQYTTMLNGGLAIKTNEISVIQGGGIPTLPVSLGTSSVVNNAAISKMDVSQSAVSTEVEKPGAADSVPKHQFPHFLEENKIAVS; from the exons GTGCGCCAGTGAATCACCCAGGGAATGGCCGTGAAGCCAGTGGAGATGGGGCGACAGTAAAGAGGCCTCGTCGCGAGGAGACTCACATCTGCGAGAAATGCTGCGCGGAGTTCTtcagcttctctgagttcctAGAACATAGGAAAAATTGCACTAAAAATCCACCTGTCCTCATCATGAGCGACAGTGAGGGGCCAGTGCCTTCAGAAGACTTCTCCGGGGCCGTGCTGAGCCACCAGCCACGCAGTCCCAGCAGTAAGGAGGGTCCCGCGGGGGAAGGAGGCAGCTCAGGGGACGTGAAAGAGAAGTTGGGCACAGAGTCTGTTGTGTACTTGAAGACGGAGACCGCCCTGCCCCCCGCGCTCCAGGACATAAGCTATTTACCCAAAGGCAAAGTGGCCAACACGAACGTCACCCTTCAGGCACTACGGGGCACCAAGGTGGCGGTGAACCAGCGCAGCACAGACGCGCCGCCGGCCCCCTTGCCCGGCGCGCACGGCATCCCATGGGTCCTCGAGCAGATCCTGTGTCTGCAGCAGCAGCAGTTACAGCAGATCCAGCTCACCGAGCAGATCCGCGTGCAGGTGAACACGTGGGCCTCCCACGCCCTCCACCCTGGCCTGACGGGAGCCGATGCCCTCAAGACGCTGGGCGGCCACATGTCCCAGCAGGTGTCTGCAGCTGTGGCTTTGCTCAGCCAGAAAGCTGGAAGCCAGGGTCTGTCTCTAGATGCCTTGAAACAAGCCCGGCTACCTCATGCCAACGCGCCGTCCGCCCCCAGCCCCGTGTCCCAGGGGCTGACGCCCTTCTCCCTGAAGCCCGACGGCACGAGGGTGCTGCCCGGCGTCATGTCGCGCCTCCCCGGGGCCCTGCTACCGCAGGCCCCtggctctgtgctcttccagaGCCCTTTCTCCACGGTGGCATTAGACCCATccaagaaagggaaagggaagcccCCAAACGTCTGCCCGGTGGATGTCAAATCCAAAGACGAGGCCGCCCTCTACAAGCACAAGTGTAAGTACTGTAGCAAGGTTTTTGGGACTGATAGCTCCTTGCAGATCCACCTGCGCTCCCATACTGGAGAGAGACCCTTCGTGTGCTCTGTCTGTGGCCACCGGTTCACCACCAAGGGCAACCTCAAGGTGCACTTCCACCGGCACCCCCAGGTGAAGGCGAACCCCCAGCTCTTTGCCGAGTTCCACGACAAAATGGCGGCCGGCAATGGTGTTCCCTATGCACTCTCTGTTCCTGTCCCCATAGATGAAACGAGCCTCTCTTTAGACAGCAAACCTGTCCTTGTATCAGGGACCTCCACTGTAGGGCTACCTCAGAATCTCTCTTCGGGGACTAACCCCAAAGACCTCCTGGGTGGCCCATTGCCCAGCGACCTGCAGCCCGGGCCTTCTCCAGAAAGTGAGGATGGGTCCGTACTATCTGGGGTGGGGCCGAACCCTAATTCCCCAAGGGTTGGTGGCTTTCAAGGGAGTGGGACGCCCGAGCCAGGGTCAGAGACCCTGAAATTGCAGCAGCTGGTGGAGAACATTGACAAGGCCACCTCCGACCCCAACGAGTGTCTCATCTGCCACCGTGTCCTGAGCTGCCAAAGCTCCCTCAAGATGCATTACCGCACCCACACTGGGGAGAGGCCCTTCCCGTGCAAGCTCTGTGGGCGGGCTTTCTCCACCAAGGGCAACCTGAAGACACACCTTGGGGTTCACCGAACCAACACGTCCGTAAAGACACAGCACTCATGCCCCATCTGCCAGAAGAAGTTCACCAATGCTGTCATGTTGCAGCAGCATATTCGGATGCACATGGGTGGTCAGATTCCCAACACACCCCTGCCGGAGAATCCCTGTGACTTTGCGGGTCCCGAGCCAGTGATGGTCGGTGAAAACGTCAGCACGAGCGCCATCTGTCACGAGGATGTTGTCAAAAGCATCGATGTAGACGAGGTCGGCCCCCAGGACGCCCCCAGTGGCTCTGCGAAGGCCCCCGTGTCTCTTGGCAGCATCCACTCGCCATCGCCTACTCTCGGGTTTGCCGTGATGACTTCCCTGGAGGCCACGGGGAAAGCGGGTCCCGCTCCTCTCGTCCTGCAGCGGCAGAGCAGCAGGGAAAACGGTTCGGTCGAGAGTGATGGCTTGACAAATGACTCCTTGTCCTCAGTGATGGAAGACCAGGAGTATCAGAGCCGAAGTCCAGATATCCTGGAGACCCCGTCCTTCCAGGCACTGTCCCCAGCCAATAGCCAAGCAGAAAGTATCAAGTCCAAGTCTCCTGATGCTGGCAGCAGAGCAGACAGCTCCGAGAACAGCCGCACTGACGTGGAAG GTCGGAGCAGTCTCCCATCCACATTTATCCGAACCCAGCCAACCTATATCAAGGTTGAAGCTCCTAATACATATGTTGGATCCTCGGCCATGTCCCCCGGCCTGACACCTTTGTTAGCGGCCCAGCCACGTCGACAGGCCAAGCAACATGGCTGCACGCGGTGTGGGAAGAACTTCTCCTCAGCGAGCGCCCTTCAGATTCACGAGCGGACCCACACCGGGGAGAAGCCTTTCGTGTGTAATATTTGTGGGCGAGCTTTCACCACCAAAGGCAATTTGAAG GTCCACTATATGACACACGGGGCCAACAATAGCTCGGCGCGCCGTGGGAGAAAGCTGGCCATCGAGAACACCATGGCTCTGTTAGGAACAGACGGAAAGAGGGTCCCCGAGATGTTTCCCAAGGAAATCCTGACCCCTTCGGTGAGTGTGGACCCTGGCGTGTGGAAGCAGTACACCACCATGCTCAATGGCGGTCTGGCCATAAAAACCAACGAGATCTCCGTGATTCAGGGCGGCGGCATTCCCACCCTCCCCGTCTCCCTGGGGACCAGTTCCGtcgtgaataatgctgccatctCCAAGATGGATGTCTCCCAGTCTGCCGTCAGTACAGAAGTGGAAAAGCCAGGTGCTGCTGACAGCGTCCCCAAACACCAGTTCCCCCACttcctggaagaaaacaagatTGCGGTCAGCTAA